The genome window CCCATTTCGTGGCACGGTCCTTCGTGAACAGGTTCGTCACAGCGGCCGCCAGCAGCACCAAGAATACAAGCGAGAGGCCGATCGGAATCTCGACCTTACCGATCGTGATATTGAGCGGCACCTTGAATTCGCGGGGCCGGCGATCGCGGAACCGCAGCACCACCATCGCTAGGGCCTTGAACACGAAGCTCCATACGACGCCGAAGGCATAAGCTTCACCGAGCACGAGCGTATCGCCGTGGCTGGCGATGATCGTGAGCAACTGCAAGCCGACGACCAGCGTGAGCAGCCGGTAGGTTGTGCCGTATTTCGTATGCGGCTTGAGGAACCAATCGGGCATGACGCCGTCTTCGGCCACGCGATTCAAAACGCCGTTCGAGCCGATGATGGCCGTGTTCACGGCGCCCGACAGAATCAGAAACCCGATGAACACGACGAACGCCCGCAACGCGAGCTGCGCCCATTGCGGTCCGAGCATGTGCATCGCCAGGCCGCCAATCAGGTTGTCGCGATATTGCGACATTCGCACGTCGTCGGGAATCAAGAGCACGGCCAGAAAGCTGATCCCCGCCGTGAGCACGAGGCTGTACACGAAGATGATGAAGGCCGCCTTCTTGAAATTCTTCATTTTCGGGGCTTCGACCTCGCGATAGACCTGCGCGAGCGTCTCCTCGCCGCTCATCGCCAGAATCGAATGCCCGAAGGCGATGGCGATGCCGATCATGCCGACAATGCTCAGCCAATCGGTCTTGGGAGTTCCCGGAGCTGAGAGCCGCTCGATCTTCTTTTGGAACTCGGTATCTTTCAAATAACCGAGCGGGGATTCTTTTTTAGGAGGGTCATAGTTGTAGTTATCGTGGGGTCCTAGATCGGGCAGCATCGGCAGCGCATTGCGCGTACCATCGGCATTCTTCGCCACTCCGTTCACCGCCAGCGTGACTCCGCACCACACGATAATCACGACGGCCATCACGGTCGTGGCCTTCATGATCTTGACGGCCTTGTCGCTCGATTCGTGAATCCCCTTGATGTTCTCCCAATAGAAATAGAGCGTGGCCCCGCAGGCGATCACAACCGAACCCCAACTGGTGATGCTCTTGCGGAGGTCATCAGCAACTGCGAACTGAGGATGTCCAAAGGCATATTGGTTGGCATAGACGAACAGATCGATCCCGAGGCCCATGATGTATTGCCCCGCCGAGACGCCGCTGATCGGCCCGGTGAGTATATAGTCGAACATCAGGGCCGAGACGGA of Pirellulales bacterium contains these proteins:
- a CDS encoding APC family permease; this translates as MSRAAHVIVVNSVMFKFISYWRTAAVVLCDLASTAYYIGGIVEASIGAAAPWFILAVMLFSYCVRSVYIESCSLFVRGGVYRVVKEAMGGLLAKLSVSALMFDYILTGPISGVSAGQYIMGLGIDLFVYANQYAFGHPQFAVADDLRKSITSWGSVVIACGATLYFYWENIKGIHESSDKAVKIMKATTVMAVVIIVWCGVTLAVNGVAKNADGTRNALPMLPDLGPHDNYNYDPPKKESPLGYLKDTEFQKKIERLSAPGTPKTDWLSIVGMIGIAIAFGHSILAMSGEETLAQVYREVEAPKMKNFKKAAFIIFVYSLVLTAGISFLAVLLIPDDVRMSQYRDNLIGGLAMHMLGPQWAQLALRAFVVFIGFLILSGAVNTAIIGSNGVLNRVAEDGVMPDWFLKPHTKYGTTYRLLTLVVGLQLLTIIASHGDTLVLGEAYAFGVVWSFVFKALAMVVLRFRDRRPREFKVPLNITIGKVEIPIGLSLVFLVLLAAAVTNLFTKDRATKW